From a single Planococcus shenhongbingii genomic region:
- a CDS encoding Hsp20/alpha crystallin family protein has product MAKLRPKRRNEFFPSLFESTVETDVFNKFFGETHYPQVDIKEKNELYELQVDLPGFTKDDIEIEYRDGYLEIRGKKERGVESDEQNERYIRKERTYGSFRRSFYIGEIDEDHVTAAFQNGVLTLNVPKSHDLHNDHIGHRIPIE; this is encoded by the coding sequence GTGGCTAAGCTCAGACCGAAAAGAAGAAATGAGTTTTTCCCGAGCCTTTTTGAAAGTACAGTGGAAACAGATGTTTTTAACAAATTCTTTGGAGAAACGCATTATCCTCAAGTGGATATTAAAGAAAAAAATGAACTTTATGAGCTGCAGGTCGACTTGCCTGGATTCACAAAAGACGACATCGAAATAGAATACCGGGACGGGTACTTGGAAATCCGCGGCAAAAAAGAACGCGGAGTGGAGTCAGATGAGCAGAATGAGCGGTATATCCGAAAAGAACGCACCTATGGTTCTTTCCGACGCAGTTTTTATATTGGGGAAATCGACGAAGATCATGTAACAGCTGCTTTTCAAAATGGGGTTTTAACACTAAACGTACCAAAATCCCATGACCTGCATAACGACCATATTGGGCACCGCATTCCCATCGAGTAA
- a CDS encoding helix-turn-helix domain-containing protein has translation MNTLKDFGSRIKELRLQAGITQEALATRAELDRSYVGAIERGEKNLSLLNIEKLSNALDVNLSYLFEHERFTPRSALLKKEFKRPLESRFTYNIDLVQQVILWRITGPIKENEARRIAQTIKSLALLLKKGEIKLLVDNQAMVMDGEPFVFTPEVYDVWEELLNWMLPYMKKAAILCNSTFMQNQLDRLAKRSGIAEISKHIFSEDLESNLREARAFLDITEK, from the coding sequence TTGAATACATTAAAAGATTTTGGGAGCCGGATAAAAGAATTACGTTTACAAGCGGGCATCACTCAAGAGGCATTGGCTACTCGTGCTGAATTGGATCGCTCTTACGTAGGAGCGATTGAAAGAGGAGAGAAAAACTTATCTCTGCTGAATATCGAGAAACTTTCAAATGCGCTCGATGTAAATTTATCTTATTTGTTTGAGCATGAACGGTTCACGCCACGCTCTGCTTTATTGAAAAAAGAATTTAAAAGGCCATTGGAAAGCCGCTTTACCTATAACATTGATTTAGTTCAGCAAGTTATTTTATGGAGAATAACGGGTCCGATTAAAGAAAATGAGGCGCGGAGAATTGCTCAAACTATTAAAAGCCTGGCATTGCTATTAAAAAAGGGAGAAATCAAACTATTGGTTGATAATCAGGCAATGGTGATGGACGGAGAGCCTTTTGTCTTTACTCCTGAAGTATATGATGTGTGGGAAGAATTGCTGAATTGGATGCTGCCTTACATGAAAAAAGCTGCCATTTTGTGTAATTCGACTTTTATGCAAAATCAACTGGACCGCCTGGCGAAAAGAAGCGGTATTGCAGAGATATCCAAACACATTTTTAGTGAGGATTTAGAGTCTAACTTGAGAGAGGCTCGTGCCTTTTTAGACATCACAGAAAAGTAA
- a CDS encoding SMI1/KNR4 family protein gives MYEKGWDLLYFKESALLFSEHSGLQLPDDMPNPFQNSEDNIARTDQIELVHPISKQPYPFELMEYEHDGQMVRYAIAEVLEAGLPYKCVWWKKEPIEEYHNKENPSEIIELEHQFGIYHSVPGMKEFLTKYRGMAFIEIWQEYHEFLKEKFGELLVPLMPGNAEKEIAAIFDLYEAERIEDFVSLYRYCNGNDLEPWMELMEAGQLAYAHITGYPLMSLKEILMEAEDAVKDAGRQEEVQSIPEGFVKDNFMLSRKIPIYRDGGGHFIAIDLDPGTEGRYGQVIEVDYKYDDRVVLADSLKEYITVLYYFVKELGVIYNGEGFEGDKPISAYIVRSWK, from the coding sequence ATGTATGAAAAAGGGTGGGATCTATTGTATTTTAAAGAGTCGGCTTTGTTATTTTCGGAGCATTCAGGCCTTCAGCTGCCCGATGATATGCCGAATCCGTTTCAAAACAGTGAGGACAATATAGCGCGAACGGACCAGATCGAATTAGTTCATCCAATAAGCAAACAGCCATATCCATTTGAGTTGATGGAATATGAACATGACGGACAAATGGTCCGTTATGCAATTGCTGAAGTGTTGGAGGCGGGCTTGCCCTATAAATGCGTCTGGTGGAAGAAAGAGCCGATTGAAGAGTACCACAATAAAGAAAATCCATCTGAAATAATTGAATTGGAGCATCAATTTGGAATTTATCATTCTGTACCCGGAATGAAAGAGTTTTTAACCAAGTATAGAGGTATGGCATTTATTGAAATTTGGCAAGAGTACCATGAATTTTTGAAAGAAAAATTCGGGGAGTTGCTGGTGCCTTTAATGCCTGGCAATGCGGAAAAGGAAATTGCAGCTATTTTTGATTTGTATGAAGCTGAACGGATTGAGGATTTTGTGTCGCTTTACCGATACTGCAATGGCAACGATCTAGAACCTTGGATGGAATTAATGGAAGCCGGCCAGCTGGCATATGCCCATATTACGGGATATCCGTTAATGAGTTTGAAGGAAATCCTTATGGAGGCTGAGGATGCAGTGAAGGATGCTGGACGCCAGGAAGAAGTTCAATCCATTCCTGAGGGGTTTGTAAAAGATAACTTTATGCTTTCTCGGAAGATTCCGATTTACCGCGACGGGGGAGGGCATTTTATCGCTATTGATTTGGATCCTGGGACCGAAGGGCGGTACGGACAAGTGATTGAAGTCGATTATAAATACGATGACCGCGTCGTTTTAGCAGACAGCCTTAAAGAATACATCACGGTTTTGTATTATTTTGTAAAAGAACTTGGCGTTATTTACAATGGGGAAGGTTTTGAAGGAGACAAACCTATTTCCGCGTATATCGTTAGAAGCTGGAAATAA
- a CDS encoding phosphoglycerate dehydrogenase — protein sequence MNILLMLREAFYGADPHLIEELKKIGDVKVLYTDKGIDKEELKKEVKNTDIILVNIVKIDKEIMDAAPNLKYIVKFGAGVDNIDVGYARQKGIRVTSAPGLNAQAVADHAFGLMLSAARDIPGKDKEVKSNHWDTTMGFEIYNKKLGIIGFGAIGKALAKRAMGFDMKTMVFGNYKDYELAEKLNADFVERDQLFKEADYIIIATSLTDKNRQFINKKTLALMKPTAFLINISRGQLVNEKDLIDALKNHQIKGAALDVFEKEPPVNELPLLKNVVATPHIGGASYEAVARISNVSISNIKKLLNGEELDYEVL from the coding sequence ATGAATATTTTGCTTATGCTGAGGGAAGCCTTTTACGGAGCTGATCCGCACTTGATTGAAGAACTGAAGAAAATTGGTGATGTTAAAGTCTTATACACCGATAAAGGAATAGATAAAGAAGAGCTGAAAAAAGAAGTGAAAAATACGGACATCATTCTCGTGAATATCGTGAAAATTGATAAGGAAATAATGGATGCAGCACCGAATTTAAAGTACATCGTCAAATTCGGGGCAGGAGTAGACAATATAGATGTAGGTTATGCCCGGCAAAAAGGAATCCGTGTGACAAGCGCTCCCGGATTAAATGCCCAGGCAGTGGCGGACCATGCTTTCGGTTTGATGCTATCGGCAGCCCGCGATATCCCTGGGAAAGACAAAGAAGTGAAGTCAAACCATTGGGACACAACGATGGGATTTGAAATTTATAATAAAAAATTGGGCATTATTGGTTTTGGGGCGATTGGGAAAGCCTTGGCTAAGCGTGCTATGGGTTTTGACATGAAAACCATGGTTTTTGGCAACTACAAAGATTATGAACTGGCTGAAAAGCTCAACGCTGATTTTGTAGAACGTGATCAGTTATTTAAGGAAGCCGACTACATCATCATCGCTACTTCCCTGACAGACAAAAATAGGCAGTTCATTAACAAGAAAACCTTGGCGTTGATGAAACCTACCGCTTTTTTAATCAATATTTCCCGTGGCCAATTGGTCAATGAGAAGGATTTGATTGATGCATTAAAAAATCACCAGATCAAAGGAGCGGCCTTGGATGTCTTTGAAAAAGAACCGCCTGTAAATGAATTGCCTCTTTTAAAAAATGTCGTTGCCACACCTCATATTGGAGGAGCCAGTTATGAAGCGGTAGCACGGATAAGCAATGTGTCGATTTCCAATATAAAAAAATTACTGAATGGAGAAGAACTTGATTATGAAGTTCTGTGA
- a CDS encoding OsmC family protein, whose amino-acid sequence MEDSQLLHRSVAAITVDGPGGESYLEDGAFSAPVDMPKELGGTGPGTAFNPGRFLALGYSSSFSFILSKIMQEKGVTGRTQVSSKISLLTDPMDKGFNKIAVDLEVAIEGLGEKEVQKLADETHVHCPVSKAVRGNTDVTVKAVSYQEKEKPVASGD is encoded by the coding sequence ATGGAAGATTCGCAGCTCTTGCATCGATCAGTTGCTGCAATCACTGTTGACGGACCAGGTGGAGAAAGTTATTTGGAGGACGGTGCCTTCTCAGCACCAGTCGATATGCCAAAAGAACTTGGAGGAACAGGACCGGGAACAGCTTTTAATCCAGGACGCTTTCTGGCATTGGGATACAGTTCAAGCTTCAGTTTTATCCTTTCCAAAATTATGCAGGAAAAAGGAGTCACAGGCAGAACGCAGGTGAGTTCCAAGATTTCATTGCTTACTGACCCAATGGACAAAGGATTTAATAAAATCGCAGTAGATTTAGAAGTTGCAATCGAAGGGCTAGGCGAAAAAGAAGTACAGAAACTGGCGGATGAAACTCATGTACATTGTCCAGTATCCAAAGCAGTGCGGGGCAATACAGACGTGACTGTTAAAGCGGTATCTTATCAAGAAAAAGAAAAGCCGGTGGCATCCGGAGATTGA
- a CDS encoding phytoene desaturase family protein, whose product MNQDVLVVGAGFGGLTAASLLSKHGMSVTLLEASSELGGCAGKFTRHKFVFPVGATLGMGLEENGILERVFRYLEKPFPLEPLETVMEMIHPEATFLFLRDRNRHVEQLILAFPQYKKQIQSFYSEVFSTASIIRTLMGPLPVLPPSTAKEWTFLIGSLRPRHIKLLPFFNQTLEHRLERHGLAHLTLFRQMIDGLLMDSMQTDSKNAMYLLSALALDIYHEGAYYVPGGLYRFAELMGQSLTENGGTLKKRRTLVNLQHADGKWMATDHRGTQYKAAHVVLNVPIHQLPKILPANSLEQLKKPLRDGLSTPTWTTLALYIAVDSSKLGTPLPLFRQIATEAGAGLAEGAHFFMSASRPGDLLRAPLGIQTVTISTHSQVQHWDTQEKYESTREAVADRILHSIEKVVPNFKEAIIHFETGAPKAWERFAGRPNGYVGGFPQTLDNALFNAISHRSGLPGLYVCGDHIFPGGGTIGVATSGIHAARSITGERLIL is encoded by the coding sequence ATGAATCAAGATGTATTAGTTGTCGGCGCCGGGTTTGGCGGTTTAACCGCCGCATCATTGTTGTCGAAGCACGGAATGAGTGTAACGCTTCTTGAGGCCTCTTCTGAACTGGGCGGCTGTGCCGGCAAATTCACACGCCATAAGTTCGTTTTTCCTGTAGGGGCGACTCTTGGAATGGGGCTTGAAGAAAACGGTATTCTTGAGCGGGTGTTTCGTTATTTGGAAAAACCGTTTCCTCTTGAGCCTCTTGAAACTGTCATGGAGATGATTCATCCCGAAGCTACGTTTCTTTTTTTAAGAGACCGCAACCGCCATGTGGAGCAGCTTATTCTCGCGTTTCCACAGTATAAGAAGCAAATTCAGTCGTTCTACAGCGAAGTTTTTTCAACCGCTTCAATCATAAGGACACTCATGGGGCCGCTTCCTGTCCTTCCTCCTTCCACGGCGAAAGAATGGACGTTTTTGATTGGTTCTCTTCGTCCGCGCCACATCAAATTATTGCCTTTTTTCAACCAGACACTCGAACATCGGCTAGAGCGCCATGGCCTGGCCCATCTTACTCTTTTCCGCCAAATGATTGATGGGCTGCTGATGGACAGCATGCAGACAGACAGTAAAAATGCCATGTACCTGCTCTCTGCGCTGGCGCTTGATATTTATCATGAAGGAGCCTACTACGTGCCTGGCGGGTTATATCGTTTTGCCGAATTAATGGGCCAAAGCCTGACTGAAAATGGAGGCACATTAAAAAAGCGCCGTACCCTGGTCAACTTGCAGCACGCAGATGGCAAGTGGATGGCAACCGACCACCGCGGCACGCAATACAAAGCAGCACATGTCGTGTTAAATGTACCAATACATCAGCTGCCGAAAATTTTGCCGGCAAATTCACTTGAACAATTAAAAAAGCCATTACGGGATGGCCTTTCCACCCCTACCTGGACAACACTGGCTTTATACATTGCTGTTGATTCGTCGAAACTTGGTACTCCTTTGCCGCTCTTCAGGCAAATTGCAACAGAGGCAGGAGCCGGGCTAGCTGAAGGTGCACATTTTTTCATGTCAGCGTCACGTCCAGGAGACTTGCTGCGTGCTCCTCTGGGCATTCAAACAGTAACAATCTCCACTCATTCACAGGTACAGCATTGGGATACTCAAGAAAAATATGAATCAACCCGAGAAGCAGTCGCGGATCGCATACTTCATTCAATCGAGAAAGTAGTGCCTAATTTCAAAGAAGCCATTATCCATTTCGAAACCGGCGCCCCAAAAGCATGGGAACGCTTTGCAGGGCGCCCAAACGGCTATGTAGGAGGGTTCCCGCAAACTTTAGATAATGCCCTCTTTAATGCCATTTCGCACCGATCCGGGCTCCCAGGCCTTTATGTCTGCGGCGATCATATTTTTCCAGGTGGTGGTACAATCGGGGTGGCGACAAGCGGCATACATGCGGCCCGTTCGATAACCGGAGAGCGTCTGATTCTTTGA
- a CDS encoding penicillin-binding transpeptidase domain-containing protein — protein MDKRRSVILLLLLGILLAGCQEEQQITPKEQPLEEQATPEIRFLEYISHWEQADFTGMYGGYLTEGTKMAFGQETFVAWQQQLYQDLGIENVSISYQEPDTGVGWSKSEPADFPIQIKMDTAAGPVEFSRTLTMLFETQEETADWYVEWNPSFIFPQLEEGDLVEIERTDPERGEIHDRNGKPIAVNGKGFEIGVVPANFDEAKKKNDLAALLNITPGEIEEKLNQSWVQPGHYVPLAVLPAKATDALQQIFAIPGTEQKEVPLREYPYGAALSHVSGYIGPITAEQLKQRQGQGYEQEDLIGRQGLESILEDRLRGEQGVRILIQKPHAGSEPIIAAEKPAKQGDIIKLTIDAELQKTVYQAMSGKAGTSAAVDPKTGETLVLFSSPGFNPNDFILGISGSAYRKLQKDPLNPLFNRFAATYAPGTTIQPVTAAIGIKLGTLDPAEGLEINGKTWQRVPSWGNYRVERMYDKVPNPIDLNKALVYSDNIYFARQAMDIGRDALVDGLKQFGFGEEIPFPTPLISSQISNEGTLRSEGQLADTSLGEGQMQVNILHLAAMYEPFFTAGTIYKPTFFLEEEDGQVWKKELIDAENAEIIRTSLRKAVAEGFPEAASLSGVPLAGKSGTAQNRLGENDYFVGYNSDYPLFILALMIENQEKDENSEEAAARAAEVFKAWK, from the coding sequence ATGGATAAAAGAAGGTCCGTCATTCTTTTGCTTTTACTTGGCATCCTCCTCGCAGGCTGTCAGGAAGAACAGCAAATAACACCTAAAGAACAGCCGCTGGAAGAGCAAGCCACACCGGAGATTCGCTTTTTGGAATACATTAGCCACTGGGAACAAGCGGATTTCACTGGGATGTATGGCGGTTATTTAACGGAAGGCACTAAAATGGCATTTGGACAAGAAACGTTTGTGGCATGGCAGCAACAATTATATCAAGACTTGGGCATTGAAAATGTCAGCATCAGCTATCAGGAACCTGACACCGGTGTTGGCTGGAGCAAGAGTGAGCCTGCTGACTTTCCCATTCAAATCAAGATGGACACCGCAGCAGGACCGGTAGAGTTCAGTCGGACATTGACGATGTTATTTGAAACCCAAGAAGAAACAGCAGACTGGTATGTGGAATGGAATCCCTCTTTCATTTTTCCGCAGCTTGAAGAAGGGGATCTTGTTGAAATTGAACGAACTGATCCTGAACGGGGAGAGATTCATGACCGCAACGGGAAGCCGATTGCAGTCAATGGAAAAGGCTTTGAAATCGGAGTAGTGCCCGCAAACTTTGACGAGGCAAAAAAGAAAAATGATCTTGCTGCTCTTTTAAATATCACCCCTGGAGAAATCGAAGAAAAACTGAATCAAAGTTGGGTGCAGCCGGGGCATTATGTTCCGCTCGCAGTGCTGCCTGCTAAAGCGACAGACGCTTTGCAGCAAATCTTTGCGATACCAGGCACTGAACAAAAAGAAGTGCCGCTGCGTGAATATCCTTACGGGGCTGCATTGTCTCATGTATCGGGGTATATCGGACCGATTACCGCAGAACAATTAAAGCAGCGGCAAGGCCAAGGGTATGAACAAGAGGATTTGATCGGACGCCAAGGACTGGAAAGTATTTTGGAGGACCGGCTCCGAGGAGAGCAGGGAGTGCGCATTCTGATCCAAAAACCTCATGCAGGAAGTGAACCGATCATTGCAGCTGAGAAGCCGGCAAAGCAAGGAGACATCATCAAATTAACAATAGATGCCGAGTTGCAGAAAACAGTTTACCAGGCAATGAGTGGAAAAGCGGGGACCAGTGCCGCAGTAGATCCGAAAACCGGCGAAACGCTTGTGCTGTTCAGCTCCCCAGGTTTCAATCCGAATGATTTTATTTTAGGCATCAGCGGGTCGGCATACAGGAAACTGCAAAAAGACCCTTTGAATCCTTTATTCAATCGTTTCGCGGCGACATATGCTCCGGGTACTACAATTCAGCCTGTGACCGCAGCCATTGGGATAAAATTAGGGACACTGGATCCAGCTGAAGGATTGGAAATTAACGGAAAGACATGGCAGAGAGTGCCTTCCTGGGGGAATTACCGGGTAGAGCGCATGTACGATAAAGTGCCGAATCCAATTGACTTGAACAAAGCGCTTGTTTACTCTGATAATATTTATTTTGCGCGGCAAGCGATGGATATCGGACGAGACGCCTTGGTTGATGGGTTGAAGCAATTTGGTTTTGGCGAAGAAATTCCATTTCCGACTCCCCTCATCTCTTCTCAAATTTCAAATGAAGGCACTCTCCGATCGGAAGGGCAGCTTGCGGATACTTCACTTGGCGAGGGCCAGATGCAAGTGAACATCCTTCATCTAGCAGCTATGTACGAGCCCTTTTTCACAGCAGGAACCATTTACAAACCCACCTTTTTCTTAGAGGAAGAAGACGGGCAAGTATGGAAAAAAGAGTTGATCGACGCTGAAAATGCTGAGATTATTCGTACAAGCCTGCGTAAAGCTGTGGCTGAAGGTTTCCCCGAAGCAGCCAGTCTCAGTGGGGTTCCACTCGCTGGGAAATCCGGTACTGCACAAAATCGCCTTGGAGAAAATGATTATTTTGTCGGCTATAACTCTGATTATCCTTTGTTCATCCTCGCGCTAATGATTGAAAATCAAGAAAAGGACGAAAACAGCGAAGAAGCAGCAGCCAGGGCTGCGGAAGTTTTTAAAGCGTGGAAATAA
- a CDS encoding LysE/ArgO family amino acid transporter — protein MEPLFHGIVLAFGLILPLGMQNVFIFNQGTAHKKFSNALPAIITAGVCDTILIYSAVAGVSVLVIDFGWLRNTLYLGGFFFLIYMGGLLWKSSKATHKQVMGSFTTKRQIIFAASVSLLNPHGFIDIVIVIGTSSLIYTGMEKWIFTFSCIGVSWVWFFALASVGRQIGQLDKTGTVITRLNQISAIIIWGIAIYMGWQLINLV, from the coding sequence ATGGAACCATTGTTTCATGGAATAGTTTTAGCGTTCGGCTTAATTTTACCGTTAGGCATGCAAAATGTTTTTATCTTCAATCAGGGGACTGCCCATAAAAAGTTTTCCAATGCTTTACCTGCAATAATAACCGCAGGCGTCTGCGATACAATTCTGATTTATTCAGCAGTAGCGGGTGTCTCGGTTTTAGTAATCGATTTTGGTTGGCTGAGGAACACTTTATATTTGGGAGGATTCTTTTTCCTGATTTATATGGGAGGGCTATTATGGAAAAGCTCTAAAGCTACCCACAAACAAGTTATGGGCAGCTTTACAACAAAACGCCAAATTATATTCGCCGCTTCAGTTTCACTTCTAAATCCTCATGGCTTTATCGATATCGTTATTGTAATTGGCACAAGTTCTTTGATTTATACAGGAATGGAAAAATGGATTTTCACTTTTTCCTGCATTGGAGTTTCTTGGGTTTGGTTTTTCGCTTTAGCTTCGGTAGGAAGGCAAATCGGCCAATTGGACAAGACAGGAACAGTGATTACTCGGCTGAATCAAATATCTGCAATAATTATTTGGGGAATAGCGATTTATATGGGATGGCAGTTAATAAACTTAGTTTGA